The segment AGAGCCTGCCTTAATTAATAGAGAGTCACCATGTCCATGATAATTCCCTTCGAATTTCAAGATTTTGTCTCTTCCTGTGTATCCCCTGGCTACACGCAGCGCACTCATCGTTGCCTCTGTTCCGGAGTTTACCATGCGAACCATTTCAATCGAAGGAACACGATCAACAACAAGCTCTGCAAGCTTATTTTCCATAATGGTTGATGTGCCAAAACTTGTCCCTTTGGCAGCTGCTTCTTGTAGCTTGGACACCACACGCGCGTTGGCATGCCCCAGAATTAGGGGCCCCCAGCTTAGTACATAGTCAATATATTCATTGCCATCAATATCAACAATTTGAGAGCCTTTACCATGCTCCATAAAAATTGGTGACATGCCGACAGATTTAAATGCCCGAACTGGTGAGTTCACTCCACCAGGCATTAAATCAACCGCTTCCTTATAAGCGTCTACCGAGTTATTAAAGTTTTTCACAATTAATCACCCTAACTGCATTTTTTATTTTGCTCTTTATTCATTCAACCATTTTGCTGCATCTTTTGCAAAATATGTGATGATAAGATCTGCTCCCGCGCGTTTCATGGCCGTTAATTTTTCCATTACTAATTCTTGCTCATTAATCCAGCCATTTTGGGCTGCTGCCTTTACCATGGAATACTCACCACTTACATTATAAGCAACAACGGGAGCGTTATGGTTATTCCGGACATCGCGTACGATATCAAGATAGGATAGTGCTGGTTTGACGATAAGAAAGTCTGCACCTTCCTCGATATCTGACTGCGCCTCACGCAGGGCCTCCAGACGGTTAGCCGGATCCATTTGATAGGTTTTTCGATCACCGAATTGTGGTGTACTGTCAGCTGCATCTCGGAAAGGACCATAAAAAGCGGAGGAATATTTTACCGCATAAGACATAATTGGAATGTTTGTAAAGCCTGCCTCATCCAGCGCCTGTCGAATCACTTTTACAAATCCATCCATCATATTTGATGGTGCAATAATATCTGCTCCAGCTGTAGCCTGGGATACCGCCGTGTCAGCTAGTAGTTTAAGTGACTCATCATTATCAACATCACCGTTATGGATAACCCCGCAATGGCCATGTGATGTATATTCACATAGACATGTATCTGCAACGACGAGCATCTCTAGAAAATCCCGTTTAATAAGCCTAGTCGCTTCTTGTACAATACCATGGTCATGAAAAGCGCCTGTACCCACTTCATCCTTCTCCATCGGAACACCGAAAAGCATCAACGCTTTTATTCCAAGTTCATCAATCTCTTTCACTTCATCATGCAACAGGTCAAGCGAGACTTGAAATACTCCTGGCATGGACGGGACTTCATTTTTAATATTTTCCCCTTCCACCACAAATAGTGGGTAAATGAAATCTTCTGTACGTACATGGGTTTCACGAACTAAAGCGCGCATCGAGGCGGATGACCTTAACCTGCGATGACGGTTGAAATCTTTTGTCATTATCAAAACTCCTCCTCTGCGATATAATTACTTATACACAGTAACATACCATCTATTGTAAATTCTTCCGCTGTTAAAATGGAAGTGAAGCCTAATTCATACGCACGCTTTTGAGTCGTCGTCCCAATGCATACACATGTTACATCGCTCGGGACCGCTGTCATTTCAACAAACGCCTCGACTGTCGACGGGCTTGTAAATGTTACAAAATCAAATGTATTTT is part of the Virgibacillus sp. NKC19-16 genome and harbors:
- the hemB gene encoding porphobilinogen synthase, with amino-acid sequence MTKDFNRHRRLRSSASMRALVRETHVRTEDFIYPLFVVEGENIKNEVPSMPGVFQVSLDLLHDEVKEIDELGIKALMLFGVPMEKDEVGTGAFHDHGIVQEATRLIKRDFLEMLVVADTCLCEYTSHGHCGVIHNGDVDNDESLKLLADTAVSQATAGADIIAPSNMMDGFVKVIRQALDEAGFTNIPIMSYAVKYSSAFYGPFRDAADSTPQFGDRKTYQMDPANRLEALREAQSDIEEGADFLIVKPALSYLDIVRDVRNNHNAPVVAYNVSGEYSMVKAAAQNGWINEQELVMEKLTAMKRAGADLIITYFAKDAAKWLNE